A stretch of the Gemmatimonadota bacterium genome encodes the following:
- a CDS encoding alkaline phosphatase family protein: protein MTRRRLVLSGMVVVVLAAVFFAPELFGGRVAVTSGMDRWLPWGVEGPKESVGSPSHNPDCNLSYYPRRAVLHAAWKDGEVPLWNPYSFGGTPFLADVQAGVLYPPNWALFPMDPARQLGLFLFLHAAWGGLGMLLLLRHRVPPLVALSAAAAFCLNEYFAKHFGQPTFLAAAAWTPWFLAAALSVFARPGLRESAWLGMVGAFLFLAGQPQTFFHTIYATLLVLIVLYAFPTDSAKRPRLAPTLGAFAAAGVLAFLLSAAQLLPTVDLASRSARASLPFATVASGSVHPVEAIRFLVPNFFGSPVTGDEWSLLFPRGDGFYLRHQLNTISAATPVFLLALWAVANPRTRRDALPWAAVFVAFAGIAFAAPPARFAHAVLPGFSFSRMDRAGYLLVVAQFVLAAYGAADLLRADGRWRRVAGVGTILLAAGGWLLVRRAGADLPLLLGAGEPLPVEFATTVLARTTTAALFAAGTGVAFLLGARPLVAAAPFVLALVQLYPLAAPYRGDRLPSEVFVETPSITALRSVLEDEGMGGGRFLRFGRHPAARAGKLSGVLPPSTNVPFRLRDLQGYNALAERRVGDALETALGEELFTGGIWSGRRILAPERASSMEHPVLDALSVRAAVGTETLSARGWREIKGGGFRVFVNEEALPRARLVARAHGVSELEMESVLAEGAFAPGCEAYWVGVGSVGEEGSESDEAGTVRMMRDSWNEVRLVTEAPAERLLVLADTYSPGWRAEIDGDDAPVLPVYGVVRGVVVPPGEHEVRMVYNPIPVRAGRILSIAGLLAAGALLCIPRRRVASVAACVVLPFLLGACGGNAAQEAAKPAPVFVLGFDGLDAGLVEEMEAEGLLPNFARLRAEGAAGGVRSTLPMISPPAWTTATTGVEPSAHGVWGFWVVGDDRSDPRGAYIDATHRLAPTVWQDLASAGRTVGVVNVPVTCPPDSVRGFMVAGFPYPEGAPLTWPPSLADSLAGAGYPRDELPGLPPPGQELSWLADLRAKAEARREIGLDLLFDASPDLSFIVFTVPDRIQHHLWKFHDSAHPRHDPGAPEPLRTAVRDIYAWCDEVLGEVRHRLPKETALVVLADHGFGPAYRGISRDALLAGIPPEVAELNPGSRSLFGGEFYLMRKDAEARALFVRHLREVRGPRGNLLFREVHDLAGTPGTGFGQGVGPDVCAIEAEGFLLIPWDPAGPVVVPIPPKVFSGYHRRVGYFAATGPPFAPGARAELNLADISPTVLHLLGEAVPGRYTGRVADHLFRSGCIAARPVVFSGTPTDGLRRPGESRPSGTTGNDRSVEEQLRSLGYVQ from the coding sequence ATGACCCGCCGTCGTCTGGTGCTCTCCGGCATGGTCGTCGTGGTGCTCGCGGCGGTGTTCTTTGCCCCGGAACTTTTCGGCGGCCGCGTTGCCGTGACGAGCGGGATGGACCGCTGGCTGCCGTGGGGAGTCGAAGGGCCGAAGGAGAGCGTCGGGTCCCCTTCGCACAACCCGGACTGCAACCTCTCGTACTACCCGCGCCGCGCCGTGCTCCATGCGGCGTGGAAGGACGGCGAAGTGCCGCTCTGGAATCCGTACTCCTTCGGGGGCACGCCGTTTCTGGCCGATGTGCAGGCAGGCGTACTCTACCCCCCAAACTGGGCGCTCTTCCCGATGGATCCCGCCCGGCAACTCGGCCTCTTCCTCTTTCTGCACGCGGCGTGGGGCGGCCTGGGCATGTTGCTGCTTCTCCGGCATCGCGTCCCCCCGCTTGTTGCGTTGAGCGCTGCCGCGGCCTTCTGCCTGAACGAGTACTTCGCCAAGCACTTCGGCCAGCCGACCTTTCTGGCGGCGGCGGCCTGGACACCGTGGTTTCTGGCGGCGGCGCTTTCGGTCTTTGCGCGGCCCGGACTTCGCGAGAGCGCATGGCTGGGCATGGTCGGCGCGTTTCTCTTTCTGGCGGGGCAGCCACAGACCTTCTTCCACACGATCTATGCGACCCTGCTGGTCCTGATCGTCCTGTACGCATTTCCGACGGACTCCGCGAAGCGCCCGCGACTCGCCCCCACCCTCGGGGCGTTTGCGGCGGCGGGGGTGCTGGCCTTCCTGCTCTCCGCCGCGCAACTTCTCCCGACCGTGGATCTGGCGTCCCGGTCCGCGCGCGCGTCGCTGCCCTTTGCCACGGTTGCGTCCGGTTCCGTGCACCCGGTGGAGGCCATCCGCTTCCTCGTGCCGAACTTCTTCGGTTCGCCCGTCACCGGAGACGAGTGGAGCCTTCTCTTCCCGCGCGGCGATGGTTTCTACCTGCGGCACCAGCTCAACACCATCTCCGCCGCGACGCCGGTATTCCTGCTGGCGCTCTGGGCTGTGGCGAATCCCCGCACGCGCCGTGACGCGCTGCCGTGGGCGGCGGTGTTCGTCGCGTTTGCCGGGATTGCGTTCGCCGCTCCGCCGGCCCGGTTCGCGCACGCCGTCCTCCCCGGGTTCTCGTTCTCGCGGATGGATCGCGCCGGGTACCTGTTGGTCGTCGCGCAGTTCGTGCTGGCCGCATACGGCGCCGCGGATCTTCTTCGCGCGGATGGGCGTTGGCGACGCGTCGCGGGCGTCGGCACGATACTCCTGGCCGCGGGTGGATGGCTGCTGGTGCGTCGGGCGGGCGCGGACCTTCCGCTTCTTCTGGGCGCGGGGGAGCCGCTCCCCGTGGAGTTTGCCACGACCGTTCTCGCGCGGACGACCACCGCGGCACTCTTCGCGGCCGGAACGGGCGTCGCGTTTCTCCTTGGCGCACGGCCGCTCGTCGCGGCCGCACCGTTCGTGCTGGCTCTTGTGCAACTCTACCCGCTGGCCGCGCCTTACCGGGGAGACCGGCTGCCTTCGGAGGTCTTCGTCGAGACGCCGTCCATCACCGCGCTTCGAAGCGTGCTGGAGGACGAGGGCATGGGCGGCGGACGCTTCCTCCGATTCGGGCGGCACCCGGCAGCGCGCGCGGGGAAGCTCTCTGGCGTGCTGCCTCCCTCGACGAATGTGCCGTTCCGGTTGCGCGACCTGCAGGGCTACAACGCGCTGGCGGAGCGTCGTGTTGGCGACGCGTTGGAGACCGCGCTGGGGGAGGAACTCTTCACCGGCGGGATCTGGTCGGGCCGGAGGATTCTCGCGCCCGAGCGCGCGTCTTCGATGGAGCATCCCGTTCTCGATGCGCTTTCCGTTCGCGCTGCGGTCGGCACCGAGACTCTCTCGGCGCGCGGATGGCGTGAGATCAAGGGCGGGGGATTTCGCGTCTTCGTCAACGAAGAGGCGCTTCCCCGTGCGCGGCTGGTGGCTCGCGCTCACGGCGTGTCCGAACTGGAAATGGAGTCGGTGCTTGCCGAGGGGGCGTTCGCTCCCGGATGCGAAGCGTACTGGGTGGGCGTGGGATCCGTAGGCGAGGAAGGGAGCGAGAGCGACGAAGCCGGGACGGTTCGCATGATGCGCGACTCCTGGAACGAGGTGAGACTTGTCACGGAAGCCCCGGCTGAACGGCTCCTGGTGCTTGCGGACACCTACAGTCCCGGGTGGCGCGCGGAGATCGACGGTGACGATGCCCCCGTGCTTCCCGTGTACGGGGTGGTGCGCGGGGTGGTCGTCCCGCCGGGGGAGCATGAGGTTCGCATGGTTTACAATCCCATCCCGGTGCGGGCGGGGCGCATTCTCTCGATCGCGGGGCTGCTTGCCGCCGGGGCGCTCCTTTGCATCCCGCGCCGCCGGGTTGCGTCGGTGGCGGCGTGCGTTGTGCTCCCGTTCCTTCTGGGCGCGTGCGGCGGAAACGCGGCGCAGGAGGCCGCGAAACCCGCGCCGGTATTCGTTCTCGGATTCGACGGGCTGGATGCCGGGCTTGTGGAGGAGATGGAAGCCGAAGGGCTCCTGCCGAACTTCGCGCGCCTCCGGGCAGAGGGCGCGGCCGGGGGGGTGCGCAGTACGCTCCCCATGATTTCCCCGCCCGCATGGACGACGGCCACGACCGGCGTCGAACCTTCCGCGCATGGCGTGTGGGGGTTCTGGGTGGTCGGCGATGACCGGAGCGACCCGCGTGGCGCGTACATCGACGCGACCCACCGCCTTGCGCCCACCGTCTGGCAGGATCTTGCGTCTGCGGGCCGCACGGTGGGGGTCGTCAATGTGCCGGTGACCTGCCCGCCGGACTCGGTGCGCGGCTTCATGGTCGCGGGCTTTCCCTATCCTGAGGGGGCGCCGCTCACCTGGCCACCCTCCCTCGCGGACTCTCTGGCGGGGGCCGGATATCCGCGCGACGAACTTCCCGGGCTCCCTCCCCCGGGACAGGAGCTGTCGTGGCTGGCGGACCTTCGGGCAAAGGCGGAGGCGCGTCGGGAGATCGGGCTGGACCTTCTGTTCGATGCATCGCCGGACCTGTCGTTCATCGTGTTCACGGTGCCGGATCGCATTCAGCATCACCTCTGGAAGTTCCACGATTCCGCGCACCCCCGCCACGATCCCGGCGCCCCCGAGCCTCTCCGCACCGCGGTCCGCGACATTTACGCATGGTGCGACGAGGTTCTCGGCGAAGTGCGCCACCGCCTTCCGAAAGAAACCGCACTGGTGGTACTGGCCGACCACGGGTTCGGCCCGGCGTACCGGGGGATCTCGCGTGACGCACTGCTGGCCGGAATCCCGCCGGAAGTTGCGGAGCTGAATCCCGGATCGAGGAGTCTCTTCGGCGGCGAGTTCTACCTCATGCGCAAGGATGCGGAGGCGCGCGCTCTGTTCGTCCGCCATCTTCGGGAAGTGCGTGGGCCTCGTGGCAATCTCCTCTTCCGCGAAGTTCACGACCTTGCCGGGACGCCGGGTACCGGCTTCGGGCAGGGCGTCGGGCCGGATGTTTGCGCCATCGAAGCCGAGGGGTTCCTCCTCATCCCGTGGGATCCGGCCGGTCCGGTGGTCGTGCCGATTCCGCCAAAGGTGTTCTCGGGCTATCATCGACGGGTCGGGTACTTTGCGGCGACAGGGCCGCCGTTCGCGCCGGGTGCTCGCGCGGAGCTGAATCTGGCGGACATCTCCCCAACCGTTCTCCACCTGCTGGGAGAGGCGGTTCCGGGTCGATACACCGGCCGTGTGGCGGATCATCTCTTTCGTTCGGGTTGCATCGCCGCGCGTCCGGTGGTTTTCTCCGGGACCCCGACGGACGGCCTGCGCCGACCCGGGGAGTCGCGGCCATCCGGCACGACCGGAAACGACCGATCCGTGGAGGAGCAACTCCGATCGCTCGGTTATGTTCAATAA
- a CDS encoding tetratricopeptide repeat protein, whose amino-acid sequence MTSKATQNPPTASPADRSPTSLLERSWLWGAVLVASALRLIHWHSMRAHSWFDFLGLDSKYYEDWAGAILAGGIQRSDPYFMGPLYPHLLALVHYFFGPGLWMVRFLQIGLSVATVVVAHGLGRRFGGRNLAMACSAMVALYGPLIYYSTSILYPTLTVFLAASLLLLLHDAARRSSLSHAFAAGFVMGVYALGRGNILLFAPAAFLWLACAWGREFSPALANLRRGLPGALVLTAGTLLAISPATIHNARTDDPTLLTTNGGLNLYIGNGPMARGGHETPVLFVTEGVGEHAVTRQIVADLHKDVECRTEAEKVTGRRLSFTEVNDFYLKETLRTIGGDPARWMSLMVMKAYHFWATYEIPQIEHFGYFRHFSRAIGGPAFTFLVLGPLAVLGMVLSWRRRRRWMLPYLFVGFYSASVIVFFVLARYRLPIVPALVLFAGVALVELAALTRARAWAKGAGAVAGAVAIGLFMSANVYGVDESKGIAQILYRHGIVSDGEGDHEAAVEHYRSALELKPEYDKCHLNLGVDLVRLGQLEEGLEHIRRAEEINPDYYRPPFNRGVILSELGRHEEAAEALRQAVAVEPRYLLGHSALGAELLWLGDVEGARREFLAVREYNDRWQAPHNDSARAQMGRYMLFIEDLGRLREAGAGGCFESDEDYRLAELTRLKGNVAAAIDLYRRLFERGDACPEASRGLGLLLLEAGEAVGAEDAFLRAAEAEPRLPGVFLYLGRTQAMLGKGEEAHASLQRASRADPSNPEPYLTQGLVREFLLEDPEGAAPLFDLYLEKGGDPDVLDARREARAPPPSTE is encoded by the coding sequence GTGACCAGTAAAGCGACCCAAAACCCGCCCACAGCCTCCCCGGCGGACCGTTCGCCCACGAGCCTCCTCGAACGGTCGTGGTTGTGGGGCGCGGTACTGGTGGCGTCCGCGCTTCGGCTGATTCACTGGCACTCGATGCGTGCGCACTCCTGGTTCGACTTTCTGGGGCTGGACTCGAAGTACTACGAAGACTGGGCGGGCGCCATTCTGGCGGGAGGGATTCAGCGAAGCGATCCGTACTTCATGGGGCCGCTCTATCCGCACCTTCTCGCGCTGGTGCACTACTTCTTCGGGCCAGGGTTATGGATGGTGCGCTTTCTGCAGATTGGGCTTTCCGTCGCGACCGTGGTGGTGGCGCACGGTCTGGGTCGCCGTTTCGGCGGGCGGAATCTCGCGATGGCGTGCTCCGCGATGGTCGCGCTCTACGGCCCGCTGATCTACTACTCCACCTCGATTCTCTATCCGACCCTCACCGTCTTCCTCGCAGCTTCCCTTCTGCTGCTGCTGCACGATGCAGCCCGCCGGTCGTCGCTGTCGCACGCCTTTGCCGCCGGGTTCGTCATGGGCGTGTATGCGCTGGGTCGCGGGAACATTCTGCTCTTTGCTCCCGCGGCGTTCCTCTGGCTGGCATGTGCGTGGGGCCGGGAGTTTTCGCCCGCACTCGCGAATCTCCGGCGCGGCCTGCCCGGCGCACTCGTACTGACGGCGGGAACGCTTCTTGCCATCTCCCCCGCAACGATCCACAACGCACGGACCGACGATCCCACCCTCCTGACGACAAACGGCGGACTCAACCTGTACATCGGCAACGGCCCGATGGCACGCGGTGGCCACGAGACTCCTGTGCTGTTCGTCACGGAAGGTGTCGGGGAGCACGCCGTCACGAGGCAGATCGTCGCGGACCTGCACAAGGATGTGGAGTGCCGGACCGAGGCGGAGAAGGTCACGGGCCGGAGGCTCTCGTTTACCGAGGTCAACGACTTCTACCTGAAGGAGACGCTGCGCACAATCGGGGGGGACCCGGCGCGTTGGATGTCGCTCATGGTCATGAAGGCGTATCACTTCTGGGCCACCTACGAGATCCCGCAGATCGAGCACTTCGGCTACTTCCGACACTTCAGCCGGGCCATTGGAGGGCCGGCGTTCACCTTCCTGGTGCTCGGGCCGCTGGCCGTACTGGGGATGGTGCTGTCCTGGCGTCGTCGTCGCCGATGGATGCTGCCCTACCTCTTCGTGGGGTTCTACTCCGCAAGCGTGATCGTCTTCTTCGTGCTGGCGCGCTACCGGCTTCCCATTGTGCCCGCGCTCGTTCTCTTCGCGGGGGTTGCGCTGGTGGAACTGGCCGCTCTGACTCGGGCGCGGGCCTGGGCAAAGGGGGCGGGTGCGGTGGCGGGTGCCGTCGCGATCGGCCTCTTCATGAGCGCGAATGTGTACGGCGTGGACGAAAGCAAGGGGATTGCGCAGATTCTCTACCGGCACGGCATCGTCTCTGACGGAGAAGGAGACCACGAGGCCGCCGTGGAGCACTACCGATCCGCGCTCGAACTGAAGCCCGAGTACGACAAGTGCCATCTGAATCTCGGAGTGGACCTGGTGCGGCTGGGGCAACTGGAGGAGGGGCTCGAGCACATTCGCCGCGCGGAAGAGATCAACCCCGACTACTACCGCCCGCCGTTCAACCGGGGCGTGATCCTCTCCGAACTGGGGCGGCATGAAGAGGCGGCCGAAGCCCTTCGACAGGCGGTGGCCGTGGAACCTCGCTACCTGCTCGGGCATTCCGCGCTGGGGGCGGAGCTTCTCTGGCTGGGAGATGTGGAAGGAGCCCGCAGGGAGTTCTTGGCGGTCCGCGAGTACAACGACCGCTGGCAGGCACCTCACAACGACTCCGCACGCGCCCAGATGGGACGCTACATGCTGTTTATCGAGGATTTGGGGCGACTTCGTGAAGCCGGAGCGGGCGGGTGCTTCGAGAGCGACGAGGATTACCGCCTGGCGGAGCTGACACGGCTGAAGGGGAATGTCGCGGCAGCCATCGACCTTTATCGCAGGCTGTTCGAGAGGGGAGACGCCTGCCCGGAGGCCTCGCGCGGGCTGGGACTGCTGCTGCTGGAGGCCGGAGAGGCGGTGGGTGCGGAGGACGCCTTTCTGCGCGCGGCGGAGGCGGAACCGCGCCTCCCGGGGGTGTTCCTGTATCTGGGGCGCACGCAGGCCATGCTGGGCAAGGGTGAGGAGGCGCACGCGAGCCTTCAGAGGGCTTCTCGGGCCGATCCGAGCAATCCCGAACCCTACCTGACACAGGGGCTTGTGCGGGAGTTTCTCCTCGAAGATCCCGAAGGGGCCGCCCCGTTGTTCGACCTCTATCTGGAAAAGGGCGGAGATCCGGATGTGCTGGACGCCCGGCGCGAGGCGCGGGCCCCTCCTCCTTCGACAGAGTAG
- a CDS encoding glycosyltransferase family 39 protein, translating into MRGLAGILAGALVLRVALAVFFADLTPRYDETEFLSYGARIASDEGGPALWRAPGYQWFTAAGLLLSGGQAVGVRVLQALLSVGTVALVWRVARRPLGTRGALAASALVALHPSHIAFSHLLWSETLYGFLALAAFALLPAASRRGGAFRAAGAGALLGAAALTRSTGLALLAVSAVWLAASAPRGRRLLCAGALLAAGVVIVAPWSLHASGRAGEPVLIDANGGFNLWSGHNRYLGEGLPALWSVGLAPGNGVGVPLSDPRWREDVERRMAADGAGRGEDARIARDRWYRARAMEEVARDPAAALLRAPGKAAAFWSPDFFLPRHLLRDWYGPVSPGAAVALSLLTLAASVVFLIGGPVGLAAMRRSRFRSLAVSWVAVYFVVHMVVYGHSRMHQPLVPILAVAAVAAARRIRERGILRRSVVVATVVLLLWVRAWPLVAGVYVLPGPRHLGVARVFGSARHLPVAGAHHAAWMLAGAEAAAGNDARAVRLLSEDGVAEREWTAVLRTALRRTDGGPR; encoded by the coding sequence GTGAGAGGACTCGCCGGGATTCTCGCGGGGGCGCTGGTCCTTCGCGTGGCCCTCGCGGTTTTCTTTGCGGACCTCACACCCCGCTACGACGAGACCGAGTTCCTGTCCTACGGCGCCCGGATCGCTTCGGATGAAGGCGGCCCGGCGCTCTGGCGGGCACCCGGCTACCAGTGGTTCACGGCGGCGGGGCTTCTGCTCTCCGGCGGGCAGGCCGTGGGCGTGCGCGTTCTTCAGGCGCTCCTGAGTGTCGGAACGGTGGCGCTCGTGTGGCGCGTCGCGCGTCGTCCGCTGGGCACTCGCGGGGCACTCGCGGCCTCCGCGCTCGTCGCGCTTCATCCGTCGCACATTGCCTTCTCGCATCTTCTATGGTCGGAGACGCTCTACGGATTCCTCGCGCTGGCGGCGTTCGCGTTGCTACCGGCGGCGTCGCGACGCGGCGGGGCGTTTCGCGCGGCCGGGGCGGGCGCGCTGCTGGGCGCGGCGGCGCTGACCCGGTCGACGGGGCTTGCGCTTCTCGCGGTGAGTGCCGTGTGGCTTGCCGCGTCCGCTCCGCGCGGTCGTCGCCTCCTCTGCGCGGGTGCCCTCCTGGCCGCGGGCGTGGTGATCGTGGCGCCGTGGAGCCTGCACGCCAGCGGGAGGGCGGGCGAACCCGTTCTCATCGACGCAAACGGCGGATTCAACCTGTGGAGCGGGCACAACCGCTACCTGGGCGAAGGGCTGCCCGCGCTCTGGTCGGTGGGGCTTGCGCCCGGGAATGGCGTGGGCGTGCCGCTGTCCGATCCGCGCTGGCGGGAAGATGTGGAGCGGCGCATGGCCGCCGATGGCGCGGGGCGCGGCGAAGATGCCCGGATTGCCCGCGACCGATGGTACCGCGCGCGGGCCATGGAGGAAGTGGCGCGGGACCCGGCCGCCGCCCTGCTTCGCGCGCCGGGGAAGGCGGCGGCGTTCTGGTCGCCTGATTTCTTCCTGCCGCGCCACCTTCTTCGCGACTGGTACGGGCCGGTGTCGCCGGGCGCGGCGGTCGCGCTTTCGCTTCTCACGCTGGCGGCGTCGGTGGTTTTCCTCATCGGTGGCCCCGTGGGGCTGGCCGCCATGCGGCGGTCACGGTTTCGTTCGCTGGCGGTGTCGTGGGTCGCGGTCTACTTCGTCGTCCACATGGTCGTGTACGGGCACTCGCGAATGCATCAACCGCTCGTTCCCATTCTCGCGGTGGCGGCGGTCGCTGCCGCCCGGAGAATCCGGGAGCGCGGAATACTCCGGCGCTCGGTCGTGGTCGCGACGGTGGTGCTTCTCCTGTGGGTGCGCGCGTGGCCGCTGGTCGCCGGGGTCTATGTGCTTCCGGGGCCGCGCCATCTCGGTGTCGCACGCGTGTTCGGTTCGGCGCGACACCTCCCGGTTGCCGGAGCGCACCACGCGGCGTGGATGCTCGCCGGCGCGGAGGCGGCCGCCGGGAACGACGCCCGCGCCGTCAGGCTCCTGAGCGAAGACGGCGTCGCGGAGCGCGAGTGGACCGCAGTGCTGCGAACCGCACTTCGCCGAACCGACGGGGGTCCGCGATGA
- a CDS encoding glycosyltransferase family 2 protein yields the protein MADRPPPGVGRKISVVLPAYNEEESIERQVRSVDSVLREFRFEDYEVIVVDDGSADRTGEILEGLREEVPKLRTLVHETNRGYAKALATGFGGAAMPLVFYTDADNQFDIREIKNFLAAIDDYEIVCGFRIYRFDPLSRLILSWGYNLLVRILFRIRVRDVDCAFKLFRREVFDTIHIESDKFFVDTEILAKASRQKMRMTEIGVRHFPREAGESTVRPSHVLSTLREIASMWVSIVLRGNR from the coding sequence TTGGCTGACAGACCCCCGCCCGGTGTCGGGCGAAAGATCTCGGTGGTTCTTCCCGCGTACAACGAAGAAGAGAGCATTGAGCGGCAGGTGCGCTCGGTAGACTCCGTGCTGCGGGAGTTCCGCTTCGAGGATTACGAAGTCATCGTTGTGGACGATGGAAGCGCCGACCGCACCGGAGAGATTCTCGAAGGTCTTCGCGAGGAAGTCCCGAAACTGCGAACGCTTGTTCACGAGACCAACCGGGGTTATGCGAAGGCGCTGGCCACCGGGTTCGGCGGGGCCGCCATGCCGCTGGTGTTTTACACCGACGCGGACAACCAGTTCGACATTCGCGAGATCAAGAACTTCCTGGCCGCCATCGACGACTACGAGATCGTCTGCGGCTTTCGCATTTACCGGTTCGACCCCCTCTCCCGGCTCATCCTGTCGTGGGGGTACAACCTGCTTGTGCGGATTCTCTTCCGCATCCGCGTCCGCGATGTGGACTGTGCCTTCAAGCTCTTCCGCCGCGAAGTGTTCGACACGATCCACATCGAGTCGGACAAGTTCTTCGTCGACACGGAGATTCTCGCAAAGGCCTCGCGCCAGAAGATGCGCATGACCGAAATCGGCGTGCGGCACTTCCCGCGCGAAGCGGGAGAGTCCACGGTTCGCCCGAGCCATGTGCTTTCCACGCTTCGCGAGATTGCGAGCATGTGGGTGAGCATCGTTCTTCGGGGCAATCGGTGA
- a CDS encoding alkaline phosphatase family protein, producing MSRRVLAIALDGATLDLIGPWLDDGTMPNLARLRDEGVSGPLESIIPPVTAPAWCSFMTGKNPGRHGVFEFFLREPGSFDEVPVNSAARAGKTLWEILSEAGKKVLVVGVPVTYPPSPVRGNLVGDFLTPMGNRDFTWPPELLAEIEEATGPYQLYHVEVYRKGNAAPVLDELDRVLEANRRAYHWLLTEKEWDFAMLHVWGTDRFGHELWHILDPSHPEHDPAEALICRDRCVDYFRRVDAVVGEWMAAAPDATTVVLSDHGFGPIHRFFVFNVWLLQKGFLRLKPGLLTFARRALFEMGLTPALGYRISMKLGFARMRLASGVGTRVRLLRRINRVFLSLDDVDWSRSTAYSKGNYGQIFLNLRGREPSGSVEPGEEAERVTEEVIRELRALQDPNTGEPLIGEIHRAGDLYDGPFVHRAPEITFLPVDMRNKALGTVDFTSNRFIEPVYGNSGDHRMNGIFFAAGDGVRRGAVLRGGRLLDVAPTILHHLGLGIPSDFDGRVLESVFTEAEMKERPVRGAPPAGEGGTGEDHHMSESEREEIRNRLRGIGYLG from the coding sequence GTGTCCCGCCGCGTTCTCGCCATCGCGCTCGACGGCGCCACACTGGATCTGATCGGGCCGTGGCTGGACGACGGCACCATGCCGAATCTCGCGCGGCTCCGCGACGAGGGCGTGTCCGGTCCGCTGGAATCGATCATTCCGCCGGTGACCGCGCCCGCGTGGTGTTCCTTCATGACCGGCAAGAACCCCGGGCGGCATGGCGTCTTCGAGTTCTTTCTCCGCGAGCCGGGGAGCTTTGACGAAGTCCCCGTGAACTCCGCTGCCCGCGCGGGGAAGACGCTGTGGGAGATTCTCTCCGAGGCGGGGAAGAAGGTGCTGGTCGTCGGCGTGCCGGTCACCTACCCGCCGTCTCCGGTGCGCGGGAATCTCGTGGGTGATTTCCTCACGCCGATGGGAAACCGCGACTTCACCTGGCCGCCGGAACTGCTCGCCGAGATCGAGGAAGCGACCGGTCCCTACCAGCTCTATCATGTCGAGGTGTACCGAAAGGGGAACGCCGCCCCGGTGCTCGATGAACTGGACCGCGTGCTGGAGGCGAACCGTCGCGCATACCACTGGCTTCTGACGGAGAAGGAGTGGGACTTCGCGATGCTCCATGTCTGGGGCACGGACCGCTTCGGCCACGAACTCTGGCACATTCTCGACCCGAGCCACCCGGAGCACGACCCCGCGGAGGCGCTGATCTGCCGCGACCGGTGCGTGGACTACTTCCGGCGCGTGGACGCCGTCGTCGGCGAGTGGATGGCGGCCGCCCCGGACGCGACCACCGTGGTGCTCTCCGACCACGGGTTCGGCCCCATCCATCGCTTCTTCGTGTTCAATGTCTGGCTGTTGCAGAAGGGGTTCCTGCGGCTGAAGCCGGGGTTGTTGACCTTTGCCCGGCGCGCGCTCTTCGAGATGGGACTCACCCCCGCGCTTGGCTACCGGATCTCCATGAAGCTCGGGTTCGCGCGGATGCGCCTTGCCTCGGGCGTGGGGACGCGCGTGCGTCTCCTTCGCCGGATCAATCGCGTGTTCCTGTCGCTGGACGATGTGGACTGGTCGCGGAGCACGGCCTACTCCAAGGGGAACTACGGGCAGATCTTCCTCAACCTGCGGGGCCGCGAACCGAGCGGGTCGGTGGAGCCGGGCGAAGAGGCGGAGCGCGTGACGGAAGAAGTCATCCGCGAACTGCGGGCGCTTCAGGACCCGAATACCGGCGAACCGCTCATCGGGGAGATTCACCGCGCCGGGGACCTCTACGACGGCCCGTTCGTCCACCGTGCGCCGGAGATCACCTTCCTTCCTGTGGACATGCGGAACAAGGCGTTGGGTACGGTGGATTTTACCTCGAACCGATTCATCGAACCGGTGTACGGAAACTCAGGAGACCATCGGATGAACGGGATCTTCTTCGCGGCGGGCGACGGGGTTCGCCGGGGAGCGGTGCTCCGGGGCGGACGGCTTCTGGATGTCGCGCCGACGATCCTCCACCATCTGGGCCTGGGGATTCCGTCGGACTTTGACGGGCGTGTGCTGGAAAGTGTGTTCACGGAAGCCGAAATGAAGGAGCGTCCGGTGCGTGGCGCCCCCCCGGCGGGGGAGGGCGGCACCGGCGAGGATCATCACATGAGCGAGTCGGAGCGGGAGGAGATCCGCAACCGGCTTCGGGGGATCGGGTACCTTGGCTGA